A genomic region of Pseudomonas migulae contains the following coding sequences:
- a CDS encoding SpvB/TcaC N-terminal domain-containing protein: MNEQQQQPTTMQINTPTLPKGGGAIQSIGKGWGGVGTTGAASLELPLPISPGRGDAPAIAMSYSSDVGNSPFGIGWRMTTNAITLRTTKGVPTYDGNDQVVGPGGDVWMPERTESDGKLISRTVTTYNGVPLGAEYTVVRYWPRVEGEFSLIERWFTTDDEAGHWLIHSADGSLHIYGTTGDSRRADPDEETHVGVWMIEESLNNRGEHIVYEYKAEVDDPTPPQRRDYRAQRYLRRVCYGNAEAHPHLYAWIPGSWKKVLWHFQLVFDYGERSTDLQTAPTFDETQPWSVRTDPFWNFAYGFQLGTRRLCRQVLMFHHFPEELGDDPVLVQRLLLEHRPSPLGYNHLTAAHVQAYDSLGQVESRPPMEFSYNPFELDPRRPGWTSFDAMPGLNNGQQYQIVDLYGEGMSGVLCRYDEAWYYREPLRCDTGGDNVCYSDWKRLENIPVADSSKPVHQSLTDLTGDGKLDWVIARPGMNGFFTLDPDRNWSNFVPFDAFPSEFLHPMARMADLVGDGLSDLALIGTQSVRLYGNRREAGFDNGIDVPHLDKTAEGDDDDLPLLSNTPTELVAFADVLGSGQAHLVRIRHNEIKCWPNLGRGRFGRGFVLCALPFAYTEFNAAQVLLADLDGSGAADMIYLESDRLRVFMNHAGEGCEQISVDLPWPEGVRYDRLCLVSTADLQGKGCSSVILTVPHMEPQHFRYDFVEAKPYLVNGTCNNMGASSSVSYRSSAQEWLDEKQEQHTAGVENPVSQLPFAMHLVNQQTQLDEITGNRLTQGFRYRGGYYDRYEREFRGFRLLLQTDTEATPAERATAGFTAPILSKTWFHTGKDIDPPRDGYYELDPLAVPLKPTLLQNYHFNDRAAQPFTAPDEDTAREIARCLSGRVVRSEVYAADDDPKTAVPYVVQENRYAVRVLRLKSKHHPYAVLQSLDVESISYHYEPHIPDDPLCQHSLNLEWDQYGSVVHAFTVNYARRKTPNDTPPFSDEYQKTWWKDAHDDAQQKWYLTQTKALHIHHLGEVEPDPEAWRLGLPYQQRGNALVLDKGQLSPETINHEHFLEQSQDDGDWAKLSVLTGLSLQRYMHPDGQTLAPGKATIEGLPAYIEIAELDATALSAYDKLKDEQGNMPFNLKEKLESPEVGYHIMALFLPEVKKEPDSDDAKDYLWSVHRGFPTYLGLAGFYNVEQYQETQSHGKTKITYDPYWCLTIAVTLPDGCTTRSLDIDYRSFLPAAIEDANRNIQEARYSAFGEPLVTSFHGTELGEPVGFEPLETYVPPEDRAPAIAIADPKTAIGHFASAGFWDTFSWMGRVSRTAQPSPEWLAWARTEGFILPSGHLCDRARRHLADIEELDPNETVLKAQIDAAQREPVHAVTLLADRYPGDPEMQVRASITCLDGLGRTLQTKQEVEPGKSWQVDEHGELILKPDGTPVELEALRRWRVSEPVEYNNKGLKVRIYRPYFADQPRYINDRSMRKHAYHDQQFYDAAGRPTETVLAKKMLQGNPAQLKPLRREMWYWIWCTVAFDENDLFEPPPKKRRNNETLH, from the coding sequence ATGAACGAACAACAGCAGCAGCCGACGACGATGCAAATCAACACCCCCACTTTGCCCAAGGGCGGCGGCGCGATCCAAAGCATCGGCAAGGGTTGGGGCGGGGTGGGCACCACCGGTGCTGCCTCGCTGGAATTACCCCTGCCGATCTCACCCGGACGCGGTGATGCCCCGGCGATCGCGATGAGCTACAGCAGCGATGTGGGTAATAGCCCATTCGGGATTGGCTGGCGGATGACGACCAATGCCATCACCCTGCGCACCACCAAGGGCGTGCCGACCTACGACGGCAACGACCAGGTGGTGGGGCCTGGCGGCGATGTGTGGATGCCCGAACGCACGGAAAGCGATGGCAAACTGATTTCCCGTACGGTGACCACCTACAACGGCGTGCCCCTGGGCGCCGAGTATACGGTGGTGCGTTATTGGCCCAGGGTCGAGGGTGAGTTCTCCTTGATCGAGCGTTGGTTCACCACGGACGACGAAGCCGGTCACTGGCTGATCCACAGTGCCGACGGCAGTTTGCATATTTATGGCACAACCGGGGACTCGCGCCGGGCTGATCCGGACGAAGAAACGCATGTCGGCGTCTGGATGATCGAAGAAAGCCTCAACAACCGGGGCGAGCACATCGTCTACGAGTACAAGGCCGAAGTGGACGACCCCACGCCTCCGCAGAGGCGCGACTACCGCGCCCAGCGCTACCTCAGGCGCGTGTGCTACGGCAATGCAGAGGCCCATCCGCATCTGTACGCCTGGATCCCTGGCAGCTGGAAAAAAGTGCTCTGGCACTTTCAGCTGGTGTTCGATTACGGCGAGCGCAGCACGGATCTGCAGACCGCGCCCACCTTCGATGAAACGCAACCCTGGTCCGTGCGTACCGATCCGTTCTGGAACTTCGCCTACGGTTTCCAGCTGGGTACACGGCGCCTGTGTCGGCAAGTGCTGATGTTTCATCACTTCCCCGAAGAACTGGGCGATGATCCAGTGCTGGTCCAGCGCCTGCTGCTGGAGCACCGGCCCAGTCCGCTGGGCTACAACCACCTGACGGCCGCCCACGTCCAGGCCTATGACAGCCTGGGCCAGGTCGAGAGCCGGCCGCCGATGGAGTTCAGCTACAACCCGTTTGAACTTGATCCGCGGCGCCCGGGCTGGACCTCATTCGATGCCATGCCCGGTCTCAATAACGGTCAGCAATACCAGATTGTCGACCTGTACGGCGAAGGCATGTCCGGCGTGCTGTGCCGTTATGACGAGGCCTGGTACTACCGCGAGCCGTTACGCTGCGACACGGGTGGCGACAATGTGTGCTACAGCGACTGGAAACGCCTGGAAAACATCCCCGTGGCCGACAGCAGCAAACCCGTCCACCAGTCGCTCACCGACCTGACCGGCGATGGCAAGCTGGACTGGGTGATCGCCCGCCCGGGGATGAATGGTTTCTTCACCCTCGACCCGGACCGCAACTGGTCCAACTTCGTGCCCTTTGATGCCTTTCCCAGCGAGTTCCTCCACCCGATGGCACGCATGGCCGACCTGGTCGGTGACGGCCTGAGCGACCTGGCGCTGATCGGCACCCAGAGCGTTCGCCTGTACGGCAACCGTCGAGAGGCAGGGTTCGACAACGGCATCGATGTGCCTCACCTGGATAAAACCGCCGAGGGCGATGACGATGACCTGCCACTGTTGAGCAACACCCCGACCGAGTTGGTGGCCTTCGCCGATGTGCTCGGCAGTGGGCAGGCGCATCTGGTGCGCATCCGTCACAACGAAATCAAATGCTGGCCGAACCTGGGTCGTGGACGGTTCGGCAGGGGTTTTGTGCTGTGTGCCTTGCCGTTTGCCTACACCGAGTTCAACGCCGCACAGGTGCTGCTGGCCGATCTCGACGGTTCGGGCGCGGCGGATATGATCTATCTGGAATCTGATCGCCTGCGTGTGTTCATGAACCATGCCGGAGAGGGTTGCGAACAGATTTCCGTCGATCTGCCGTGGCCCGAAGGTGTGCGCTACGACCGGCTCTGCCTGGTCAGCACCGCCGACCTGCAAGGGAAGGGTTGCTCCAGCGTGATCCTGACGGTGCCTCATATGGAACCACAGCACTTTCGCTACGATTTCGTCGAGGCCAAGCCCTACCTGGTGAACGGAACCTGCAACAACATGGGCGCCAGCAGCAGCGTGAGCTACCGCAGCTCGGCGCAGGAATGGCTGGATGAGAAGCAGGAGCAGCACACTGCGGGGGTCGAGAACCCGGTTTCCCAGTTGCCTTTTGCCATGCACCTGGTGAATCAGCAAACCCAACTCGATGAGATCACAGGCAACCGACTGACCCAGGGATTCAGGTACCGAGGCGGTTATTACGACCGCTACGAACGAGAGTTTCGTGGTTTTCGCCTGCTGCTGCAGACCGACACCGAAGCCACGCCCGCTGAACGCGCAACGGCCGGTTTCACCGCGCCGATCCTGAGCAAGACCTGGTTTCATACGGGGAAGGACATCGACCCGCCGAGGGACGGTTACTACGAGCTCGATCCGTTGGCTGTACCCCTCAAGCCCACGCTGCTGCAGAACTACCACTTCAACGATCGCGCAGCGCAACCCTTCACTGCACCTGACGAAGACACCGCCCGTGAAATTGCCCGCTGCCTGAGCGGCAGGGTAGTGCGCTCGGAGGTCTATGCCGCGGACGATGACCCGAAAACCGCCGTGCCCTACGTCGTACAGGAAAACCGCTATGCCGTGCGGGTGTTGCGCCTCAAAAGCAAGCATCATCCTTACGCAGTGCTTCAGTCCCTGGACGTGGAGTCGATCAGTTACCACTACGAACCGCACATCCCGGACGACCCGTTATGCCAGCACAGCCTCAACCTGGAATGGGATCAATATGGCAGCGTCGTCCATGCATTCACCGTGAACTACGCACGACGCAAAACCCCCAACGATACGCCGCCCTTCAGTGACGAGTATCAGAAGACCTGGTGGAAAGACGCCCACGACGACGCCCAGCAAAAGTGGTACTTGACACAAACCAAGGCGTTGCACATCCACCACTTGGGTGAAGTAGAACCGGACCCTGAGGCCTGGCGCCTGGGCCTGCCTTACCAGCAGCGCGGAAATGCACTGGTGCTGGACAAAGGGCAGTTGAGTCCTGAGACGATCAACCACGAGCACTTCCTTGAGCAGAGCCAGGACGATGGCGACTGGGCGAAGCTGTCGGTGCTGACCGGTTTGTCGTTGCAGCGCTACATGCACCCTGACGGTCAAACCCTGGCGCCAGGAAAAGCGACCATCGAAGGTTTGCCCGCCTATATCGAAATAGCGGAACTGGACGCAACCGCCCTGAGCGCTTACGACAAACTCAAGGATGAACAGGGCAACATGCCCTTCAACCTGAAAGAAAAACTCGAATCGCCCGAGGTGGGCTACCACATCATGGCGCTGTTCTTGCCCGAGGTGAAAAAGGAACCGGACTCGGACGACGCGAAAGACTACTTGTGGTCCGTACACCGGGGCTTCCCCACCTACCTTGGACTGGCCGGCTTTTATAACGTCGAGCAATACCAGGAAACCCAAAGTCACGGCAAAACGAAGATCACCTACGACCCCTACTGGTGCCTGACCATCGCCGTCACCTTGCCTGACGGTTGTACCACTCGCAGCCTCGACATCGACTATCGCTCGTTTCTGCCGGCGGCCATCGAGGATGCCAATCGCAATATCCAGGAAGCCCGTTACAGTGCGTTCGGTGAACCGCTGGTGACCAGTTTCCACGGTACAGAACTGGGAGAACCCGTGGGCTTCGAACCTCTGGAGACCTACGTCCCCCCTGAAGACCGTGCCCCAGCCATCGCCATTGCCGATCCGAAAACAGCCATCGGCCATTTCGCCAGCGCCGGTTTCTGGGACACCTTCAGCTGGATGGGTCGTGTCTCCCGAACAGCACAGCCATCCCCCGAATGGCTGGCCTGGGCCAGGACCGAAGGTTTCATACTGCCCAGCGGGCACCTCTGCGACAGGGCCCGGCGACATCTTGCCGACATCGAAGAGCTCGACCCGAACGAGACGGTCCTCAAGGCACAGATCGACGCGGCACAGCGTGAGCCGGTGCACGCCGTTACCCTGCTGGCTGACCGCTATCCCGGTGATCCCGAGATGCAAGTGCGGGCGAGCATCACCTGCCTGGACGGATTAGGCCGGACGCTGCAAACCAAGCAGGAAGTTGAACCGGGCAAGTCCTGGCAGGTCGATGAACATGGCGAGTTGATCCTCAAGCCCGACGGCACGCCGGTAGAACTCGAGGCGCTGCGACGCTGGCGGGTCAGTGAGCCGGTCGAGTACAACAACAAGGGCCTGAAGGTACGAATCTATCGACCGTACTTCGCCGACCAACCGCGTTACATCAATGATCGGTCGATGCGCAAGCACGCCTACCACGACCAACAGTTCTACGACGCGGCAGGCCGCCCGACCGAGACCGTGTTGGCGAAAAAAATGCTGCAAGGCAACCCGGCTCAACTGAAACCATTGCGTCGGGAGATGTGGTACTGGATCTGGTGCACCGTCGCCTTCGATGAGAACGATCTGTTCGAGCCGCCGCCGAAGAAGCGGCGAAACAACGAGACTCTGCATTGA
- a CDS encoding RHS repeat-associated core domain-containing protein encodes MNPGIHLNTPQLAVIEPRSLAVCSVDYCRSAITEPAEARINRTTYDPAGRAITQRDPRRVTDASAPANLTTIYSLSGKVLSTISVDAGWRISLPGEAGQLVHGWDGRGSQRWNEYDDQLRPLAVFEQGQDKLSFCAERYDYGGADPASAAHNQCGQLIRHDDPAGTQLFTEFGMNGGLLEQTRHFFRELTSPDWPEPVAERNEWLEPGPGAMTRSRFNPQGELLEQTDAKGNRQSFSHTVAGQLREVRLQLLKDTAPTLLVSAIQYNAHGQSAREVAGNGVITTLEYAPQDARLTRLHARRGNNVLQDSNYEYDPTGNVLRIEDAAVPRYFANQRIDPVNQYAYDSLYQLISATGWEAGGANKGPQFSSFDDPGRRGNYRQTYRYDRGGNLLELTHEGPQTPDHRLVADAHSNRCLPVRDGVEPSEEDFRNCFDANGNLLKLQPGQTLSWDVRNQLREVRPVERDGAEDDCERYVYGADGLRVRKVRSLQTKAQTVVIETLYLPGLEIRTHSGTGEVLHVIDVATGRGSVRVLHWEAGKPNEITNNQQRYNLTDHLGSSTLELDQDTKIITQERYYPFGGTAWSNGETVQVSYKTVRYSGKEKDATGLYYYGFRYYVPWLQRWLNPDPLGAMDGLNVYAMTLNNPVSFIDRFGTDSEVPRQINWIWLGAPLPLDAAMNINHNLAKASGYSATLWVDAQAGSKHATALEHVDKRVRIANVSDLFQGRSQKLHAAFERERSGPLKNYAAASDIARLLVKGIYFDVDVRLKKSLPASLNAPAGLLLYTDENGNFSNAILAASKSSPVSARARSRIADEYSKPASVTWMEKRAYPGPVEIALQKETKEAYLQGMRSEMLAMVPAIKTASPSERSSLLTLLNDRRADYEDAKGAAPEVFSPSTRVDETVRITGPGVVFYSLDNPDPDTFGSGQFEPLNGSGESIFRRPSVLRRASF; translated from the coding sequence TTGAACCCTGGGATTCATTTGAACACCCCGCAGCTGGCGGTCATCGAGCCGCGCAGTCTGGCGGTGTGCTCGGTCGACTATTGCCGTAGCGCGATCACGGAACCCGCCGAGGCACGAATCAACCGCACCACCTACGACCCCGCCGGACGCGCGATCACCCAGCGGGATCCGCGACGGGTGACGGACGCTTCGGCGCCCGCCAACCTGACGACGATCTACTCGCTGTCAGGCAAGGTACTGAGCACGATCAGCGTCGATGCCGGGTGGCGGATCAGTTTGCCGGGTGAGGCGGGGCAACTCGTGCACGGGTGGGATGGCCGTGGTAGCCAGCGCTGGAATGAATACGACGACCAATTGCGACCGCTGGCGGTGTTCGAGCAGGGGCAGGATAAATTGTCGTTCTGCGCGGAGCGCTACGACTATGGCGGTGCGGATCCGGCCTCTGCCGCACATAATCAGTGCGGACAACTCATTCGTCATGATGACCCTGCGGGCACCCAGCTGTTCACCGAGTTTGGGATGAACGGCGGGCTGCTTGAGCAGACTCGACACTTTTTTCGGGAATTGACCTCACCCGACTGGCCGGAACCCGTGGCCGAGCGCAACGAATGGCTGGAGCCCGGGCCTGGCGCTATGACCCGCTCACGCTTCAACCCGCAGGGCGAGCTGCTCGAACAGACCGACGCCAAGGGTAACCGTCAGTCGTTCAGCCACACCGTCGCCGGTCAACTGCGCGAAGTCCGACTGCAACTGCTCAAAGACACTGCGCCAACCCTGCTGGTGAGCGCTATCCAGTACAACGCCCATGGCCAGAGCGCACGGGAAGTGGCGGGCAACGGCGTGATCACCACCCTCGAATACGCCCCGCAAGACGCTCGCCTGACCCGCTTGCACGCAAGGCGTGGCAACAACGTCCTGCAAGACTCAAATTATGAATACGACCCGACGGGCAACGTGCTGCGCATCGAAGACGCCGCCGTACCGCGCTACTTCGCCAATCAGCGCATTGACCCGGTCAACCAGTACGCCTACGACAGCCTGTATCAATTGATCAGCGCCACCGGTTGGGAGGCGGGCGGCGCGAACAAAGGCCCACAATTTTCGTCGTTCGATGACCCCGGCCGGCGAGGTAATTATCGTCAGACCTATCGCTACGATCGGGGCGGCAACCTGTTGGAACTGACTCATGAAGGCCCGCAAACCCCCGACCATCGCCTCGTCGCGGATGCACATAGCAACCGCTGTCTGCCAGTGCGCGACGGCGTGGAGCCGAGCGAAGAAGACTTCCGCAACTGCTTCGACGCCAACGGCAATTTGCTGAAGCTGCAACCGGGGCAAACGTTGAGTTGGGATGTGCGCAATCAATTGCGCGAAGTGCGACCGGTGGAACGTGACGGTGCCGAAGACGATTGCGAACGTTATGTCTACGGCGCCGACGGCCTGCGCGTGCGCAAAGTTCGTTCGTTGCAAACCAAGGCCCAAACCGTGGTCATCGAAACGCTCTATCTGCCCGGCCTGGAAATCCGCACCCACAGCGGCACCGGCGAAGTGCTGCACGTCATCGACGTGGCGACCGGACGCGGCAGCGTGCGGGTGTTGCATTGGGAGGCGGGAAAACCCAACGAGATTACCAACAACCAGCAGCGGTACAACCTGACGGATCACCTGGGCTCGAGCACGCTGGAGCTGGATCAGGACACCAAGATCATCACTCAGGAAAGGTATTACCCCTTTGGCGGAACGGCGTGGAGTAACGGCGAGACAGTACAGGTCAGCTACAAAACGGTGCGGTATTCGGGGAAGGAGAAGGACGCGACCGGGCTTTATTATTATGGGTTCAGATATTACGTGCCTTGGTTACAGCGCTGGTTGAATCCGGATCCCTTGGGGGCGATGGATGGATTGAATGTTTACGCGATGACTCTGAATAATCCGGTCAGTTTTATTGACCGTTTTGGTACGGACAGCGAAGTTCCGAGGCAGATCAACTGGATATGGTTAGGTGCGCCGTTACCTTTAGATGCGGCAATGAACATTAACCATAACTTGGCTAAGGCCTCTGGTTACAGTGCCACGCTATGGGTCGACGCCCAGGCAGGGTCTAAACACGCGACTGCACTTGAGCATGTTGATAAGCGAGTTCGCATTGCTAATGTATCGGATCTTTTTCAAGGGCGAAGTCAGAAACTGCATGCGGCGTTTGAGCGCGAGCGCTCTGGGCCGCTCAAAAATTATGCAGCGGCTAGTGATATAGCGCGGCTATTGGTGAAAGGTATTTATTTCGACGTCGATGTCAGGCTGAAAAAGAGTTTGCCGGCGTCCTTGAATGCCCCAGCAGGGCTTTTGCTGTACACAGATGAAAACGGCAATTTTTCCAATGCAATTTTGGCGGCCAGCAAGAGCTCTCCCGTATCTGCTCGAGCGCGGTCCAGGATTGCTGATGAGTACTCAAAACCAGCTTCGGTTACATGGATGGAAAAACGCGCCTACCCAGGACCCGTCGAGATAGCTCTTCAGAAGGAAACCAAGGAGGCTTATTTACAGGGTATGAGAAGTGAAATGTTGGCAATGGTCCCAGCGATCAAAACGGCTTCACCTTCAGAGCGTTCTTCTTTACTGACACTGCTCAATGATCGGCGCGCCGATTACGAAGACGCAAAAGGCGCTGCGCCGGAGGTTTTTTCGCCCTCTACCCGTGTTGACGAAACGGTAAGGATCACCGGCCCTGGGGTGGTATTTTACTCCTTGGACAATCCAGACCCCGACACTTTTGGATCGGGTCAATTTGAGCCTTTGAATGGAAGTGGTGAATCCATTTTTCGTCGACCGTCAGTATTGAGAAGGGCGTCCTTTTAA
- a CDS encoding RHS repeat domain-containing protein, which translates to MGVQVTAMHRHTPTLMAIDPRGLAVCSVGYYRAGSGDNAEAQVNHTVHDPAGRAIAQRDPRLFVEASAPANVSTIHGLSGTALCSVSVDAGLRVSLFGEAGQPVLSWDGRGSQRGMHYDNQQRLTALFEQASEGEAVCAERLSYATYDPALADHNQCGRLISHEDAAGMLLFNDYGLAGAVLEQERRLSDIAQSFSTHSRFNPSGDVLSRTDAQGNEQRFSQTVDGQLRAVDLCLSNTSENLPMVSTITYNAHGQVEREVAGNGVITTLEYGVEDGRLQRLLSRRDPNEPLQDLRYAYDPVGNVLSIEDAVLPIRYFANQRIEPISHYRYDTLYRLIEATGWEAGIVKHGPSSATAADPAMPGNYRQTYRYDAGNNLLELTHVGSQNPGHRLVADAYSNRCLPVRDGVEPGEEDFRNGFDSNGNMLKLHPGQTLNWDLRNQLREVRPVCRDGGENDYERYVYGADGQRVRKVRSLQTKAQTVVIETLYLPGLEIRTHSGTGEVLHVIDVATGRGSVRVLHWEAGKPNEITNNQRSYSLTDHLGSSTLELDQDGKIISQERYYPFGGTAWSNGETVQVSYKTVRYSGKEQDATGLYYYGLRYYVAWSQRWLNPDPAGDIDGLNFYAMVMNNPVSRADHFGLSGGDADTPAVNTSRYGTSSEKWRIATSNLRSMLFPETRPTALIHPMLGSKRDDRTATEVLSDQSRTTERSHQYRGVKYFSAEERQSFVVSINKGRLHTVGNQLLTSSAEGEVRGRKIMRETRSTTSAVNWKTTQMAYVLGWNLNSPNEKQLLVFQHKINEFHHSSGFGGGRVLDAGMMTIYKGKIAFIENKSGHYKPNMEQKMHTLQFLKQSGVDLSSTFVSERIPMEHSVRGDTKSPLVANFEYSDIYRADDFYKRRGEGDVSRVPDYDPVDPKRFQYQTQVYWSGV; encoded by the coding sequence ATGGGTGTTCAAGTAACGGCAATGCATCGTCATACCCCAACGCTGATGGCCATCGATCCACGTGGTCTGGCCGTGTGTTCGGTGGGCTATTACCGTGCCGGTTCCGGTGATAACGCTGAAGCGCAGGTCAACCACACGGTCCACGACCCGGCAGGGCGGGCGATTGCCCAGCGGGACCCGCGTCTGTTCGTGGAGGCTTCGGCGCCGGCCAATGTGAGTACGATTCATGGGCTCTCCGGCACGGCTTTGTGCAGCGTCAGCGTCGATGCCGGGTTGCGTGTCAGTCTTTTTGGTGAGGCGGGACAACCGGTTCTCAGTTGGGATGGCCGGGGCTCACAACGTGGGATGCACTATGACAATCAGCAACGATTGACCGCGTTGTTCGAGCAAGCCTCGGAGGGTGAAGCGGTTTGCGCCGAGCGTTTAAGCTACGCGACGTACGATCCGGCGCTCGCCGATCACAACCAGTGCGGTCGGCTGATCAGCCACGAAGACGCTGCCGGTATGCTGCTGTTCAATGATTACGGATTGGCCGGTGCGGTACTCGAGCAAGAACGGCGTCTCAGTGACATCGCGCAGTCTTTTTCCACGCATTCTCGCTTTAACCCATCAGGCGATGTGCTGTCCCGGACGGATGCCCAAGGCAACGAACAGCGCTTCAGTCAGACCGTGGACGGCCAGTTACGCGCGGTGGATTTGTGCCTGAGCAACACAAGCGAAAACCTGCCGATGGTCAGCACCATCACCTACAACGCCCACGGCCAGGTCGAACGGGAAGTCGCCGGCAATGGCGTGATCACCACCCTCGAGTACGGAGTCGAAGACGGGCGTCTGCAACGCCTGCTATCCCGGCGCGACCCGAACGAGCCGTTGCAGGATCTGCGTTATGCCTACGACCCGGTCGGCAATGTGTTGAGCATCGAAGACGCCGTACTGCCAATCCGTTACTTCGCCAACCAACGAATCGAGCCGATCAGTCATTATCGTTACGACACGCTTTATCGGTTGATCGAGGCAACTGGCTGGGAAGCGGGTATCGTCAAGCACGGCCCCTCATCAGCGACGGCCGCCGATCCCGCCATGCCGGGCAATTACCGTCAGACCTACCGCTACGACGCCGGCAACAACCTGCTGGAACTGACCCACGTCGGCTCGCAAAACCCCGGCCATCGCCTCGTCGCGGATGCTTACAGCAACCGCTGCCTGCCGGTGCGCGATGGCGTGGAGCCGGGCGAAGAAGACTTTCGCAACGGCTTCGATTCCAACGGCAATATGTTGAAGCTGCATCCGGGACAAACACTGAATTGGGATCTACGCAATCAACTGCGCGAAGTGCGACCGGTCTGCCGTGATGGCGGCGAAAACGATTACGAACGTTATGTCTACGGCGCCGACGGCCAGCGTGTGCGCAAAGTTCGCTCGTTGCAGACCAAGGCGCAAACCGTGGTCATCGAAACGCTCTATCTGCCCGGCCTGGAAATCCGCACCCACAGCGGCACCGGCGAAGTGCTGCACGTCATCGACGTGGCGACCGGACGCGGCAGCGTGCGGGTGTTGCATTGGGAGGCGGGAAAACCAAACGAGATCACCAACAACCAGCGAAGTTACAGCCTGACAGATCATCTGGGGTCAAGCACGCTGGAGCTGGATCAGGATGGCAAGATCATCTCTCAGGAAAGGTATTACCCCTTTGGCGGAACGGCGTGGAGTAACGGCGAGACAGTGCAGGTCAGCTACAAAACGGTGCGGTATTCGGGGAAGGAGCAGGACGCGACGGGGCTTTATTATTATGGGTTGAGGTATTACGTGGCGTGGTCGCAGCGGTGGTTGAATCCTGATCCGGCAGGAGACATTGATGGCCTTAATTTTTATGCAATGGTAATGAATAATCCGGTGAGTCGAGCGGATCATTTTGGTTTATCTGGTGGGGACGCGGACACTCCTGCTGTGAATACAAGTCGTTACGGAACGAGCAGCGAAAAATGGCGTATTGCGACTTCCAACCTCCGTTCAATGTTATTTCCAGAAACACGCCCTACAGCGCTTATTCATCCAATGCTGGGAAGTAAGCGCGATGACAGGACCGCGACGGAAGTCCTATCCGATCAGTCACGTACAACAGAACGCTCTCATCAATACAGAGGTGTAAAGTATTTTTCTGCGGAAGAGCGTCAATCCTTTGTGGTTTCCATTAACAAAGGGCGACTTCATACCGTAGGGAACCAGCTTCTGACATCTTCTGCTGAGGGAGAGGTTAGGGGGCGAAAAATTATGAGGGAAACCCGAAGCACGACTTCGGCTGTTAACTGGAAAACTACACAGATGGCTTATGTTCTTGGTTGGAATCTGAATTCTCCAAATGAAAAGCAACTGCTTGTCTTTCAACATAAAATAAATGAGTTTCATCATTCTAGCGGTTTCGGCGGTGGCAGAGTACTTGATGCCGGGATGATGACAATTTACAAAGGAAAGATTGCATTCATTGAAAATAAGAGTGGGCATTATAAACCTAATATGGAGCAGAAAATGCACACTTTGCAATTTCTAAAACAATCAGGGGTTGATCTGTCGAGTACCTTTGTATCCGAACGCATTCCCATGGAGCATTCAGTTCGCGGCGATACGAAATCGCCACTTGTTGCAAATTTTGAATATTCGGATATCTATCGCGCAGATGATTTTTATAAAAGGCGCGGGGAAGGTGACGTGTCAAGAGTCCCTGACTATGATCCTGTTGATCCAAAGCGTTTCCAATATCAAACACAAGTGTATTGGTCGGGAGTTTAG